One genomic window of Camelina sativa cultivar DH55 chromosome 5, Cs, whole genome shotgun sequence includes the following:
- the LOC104787924 gene encoding tRNA(adenine(34)) deaminase, chloroplastic-like: protein MFNTYTSSLQWPIRSRNHQDYCSLLPERSESYRFLQSSSSRRCCCVSSRSSRCCCCATPCSSSSYVKPKVSINPGFVIYGIRQSTLIQWPSFQRRLLVCGNRLVGCEVYASCDGRRRKNRSFRLRGLEESNECCEDDDVEAMISFLSEELIDEERKWNLVSRVEESKKVGNVKKVRDSYGDGRVTRKNKQERLERPEGFGRRNEIKEDVKLDGRDDCEHCGSRKKSSQLESESRRGSNKLVSGESIGKSKRRNEEREVRPVRTKSSSCSSYYSLASSAEFESDTEDQEEDEAIHRENVRSSGKKVVELKSRKESSQMHSRRKKDESSDRVGSSYQAVILNQRRGKKFSQTSNRASESTGNYEEDTEIHEIHVNDAETNSQTQKLFGEREDYRVHSILNDSGSENIESSQQLLKERSEARYSSEERVSEMRRRTKYRESQEEDINVLQNFPEARNNQQPLVEGRLSKQTDMRRTTERFSESSKIHDIHIRNTYVSQSEEQIRNQEVHAGLVSGLQSERKQQDDHNEHNPLQRTQSDRTSVSVSHTSDTVRYTEIKRKSEKRLIGQESTTNLQSDSNAEKSGAWKDSRRDHANSTKEDEMALWDLSSQEKLAEDASSSQSSLTLVGRNKMHLVDLVSAEMQGSQTTLIPPSSQLVSRGSGNSYGTGGVSIQEISHETSESGDPTVFDYPIAGALATSQSAGEPMRVTTHEGALGSAHRLEQSSEKFVGEFLKKAKHEVSYPETGEQRVESNQLKRRDSRRSSGSGAKGPSDELWVTDSTQGTPQPGATEGNAAEGNATFKRNGRSLWNVIADIARLRWGSRAGNSDSSAKPAGKNSPNESVSSATWFSGREHEGSSDDNKGDRVLPQEAHSLHQLVVGQTSPRGQFESSGTTKLKQQSGRHEDVVLPPSSTILEGGTASNHMASTSGDQIVRVDEEEGRNFEFRLSETASTGVPKKLPSRNLIRSPAIKEPSESSPTKVTSDQNVTVGEGRRYQARIPEMDASQKPLPFAGRNLRSPVVKEPSESRPSMVSGSSSLSEQVEQQQPLSAKSQEETGSIPADSSFTQKKLQRNKQVMRDSFEEWEEAYRVEAERRTIDEIFMREALVEAKKAADTWEVPVGAVLVHDGKIIARGSNLVEELRDSTAHAEMICIREGSKVLRSWRLADTTLYVTLEPCPMCAGAILQARVNTLVWGAPNKLLGADGSWIRLFPGGEENGSENSEKPPPPVHPFHPKMTIRRGVLESECAQTMQQFFQLRRKKKDKNPDPPAPTEHHHHLHPSKLLNKMHQVLPFFCL, encoded by the exons ATGTTCAATACATACACAAGCTCACTCCAATGGCCGATTCGAAGTAGAAATCACCAAGATTACTGCTCTTTGCTCCCTGAGAGATCTGAAAGTTACCGATTCTTACAATCTTCATCGTCGAGGAGATGTTGCTGTGTTAGTTCTCGCTCATCACGTTGCTGCTGCTGTGCAAcaccatgttcttcttcttcatatgttAAGCCTAAGGTATCGATAAACCCTGGATTTGTGATTTATGGGATTAGGCAATCTACGCTTATTCAGTGGCCTTCGTTTCAAAGGAGGTTGCTTGTTTGTGGGAATAGACTCGTGGGTTGTGAGGTTTATGCTTCTTGTGATGGTAGACGAAGAAAAAATCGGAGCTTTAGGCTTAGGGGTTTGGAAGAATCTAATGAATgttgtgaagatgatgatgtagAAGCTATGATTTCGTTTTTAAGTGAGGAGTTGATAGATGAGGAGAGGAAGTGGAACTTAGTTAGTAGAGTTGAAGAGAGTAAGAAAGTGGGAAATGTCAAAAAGGTTAGAGATAGTTATGGTGATGGGAGAGTTACTCGGAAAAACAAGCAGGAAAGGTTAGAGAGACCTGAGGGGTTTGGTAGGAGAAATGAGATTAAGGAAGATGTGAAGTTAGATGGAAGAGATGATTGTGAACATTGTGGGAGTAGAAAGAAAAGTTCTCAGCTGGAGAGTGAGTCTCGGCGTGGTTCTAATAAATTGGTTAGTGGTGAATCCATTGGGAAAAGTAAGAGGAggaatgaagaaagagaagttcGACCAGTAAGGACAAAGAGTTCGAGTTGTTCATCGTATTATTCCCTTGCTTCTTCTGCTGAGTTTGAGAGTGATACTGAAGATCAGGAGGAGGATGAGGCAATTCATCGAGAAAACGTGAGAAGTTCAGGAAAGAAAGTTGTTGAATTAAAATCTAGGAAGGAATCCTCTCAGATGCAttcgaggagaaagaaagatgagagCTCTGATAGAGTGGGTTCAAGCTATCAGGCAGTGATTTTGAACCAAAGGAGAGGTAAGAAGTTTAGTCAAACTAGTAATAGAGCGTCTGAATCGACGGGAAATTATGAAGAAGATACAGAGATTCATGAGATCCATGTCAACGATGCAGAGACCAATTCCCAAACTCAAAAGCTCTTTGGTGAAAGAGAGGACTACAGAGTTCACTCAATTCTTAATGACTCTGGAAGCGAAAACATTGAGAGTTCTCAACAGCTACTGaaggagagatctgaggctcgTTATAGCAGTGAGGAAAGAGTATCTGAAATGCGGAGAAGAACCAAATATAGAGAGTCCCAGGAGGAAGATATAAATGTGCTCCAAAATTTTCCAGAGGCGAGAAATAATCAGCAACCTCTAGTGGAAGGAAGGTTATCTAAGCAAACTGACATGAGAAGAACTACTGAACGCTTTTCTGAAAGTTCAAAAATTCATGACATACACATCAGAAATACATATGTCTCGCAAAGTGAAGAACAGATTAGAAACCAAGAGGTTCATGCTGGCTTGGTTTCTGGTTTGCAATCAGAAAGGAAGCAGCAAGATGATCATAATGAACATAATCCCTTGCAAAGGACGCAATCTGACAGAACTTCTGTTTCTGTGTCTCATACTAGTGATACAGTTAGGTATACAGAAATTAAGAGAAAATCTGAGAAGAGGTTAATTGGTCAAGAAAGTACTACGAATTTGCAGTCGGACAGCAACGCTGAAAAAAGCGGTGCTTGGAAAGACTCTAGGCGGGATCATGCTAACTCgacaaaagaagatgaaatggcCTTATGGGATCTAAGTTCTCAGGAAAAGCTAGCTGAAGATGCCTCAAGTTCACAATCATCTTTGACTTTGGTCGGGCGAAATAAAATGCATCTGGTAGATCTGGTTTCAGCGGAGATGCAAGGATCTCAAACAACACTGATACCTCCTTCTTCTCAGTTGGTAAGCAGAGGCTCAGGGAATAGTTATGGAACTGGTGGAGTTTCAATTCAAGAAATTTCTCATGAAACTTCAGAAAGTGGTGATCCCACAGTCTTTGATTACCCAATAGCAGGAGCTCTTGCTACTAGTCAATCTGCTGGAGAACCGATGAGAGTTACAACACACGAAGGTGCTCTGGGTTCCGCACATCGGTTAGAACAGTCATCAGAGAAGTTTGTTGGGGAGTTTTTGAAAAAGGCCAAGCATGAAGTATCATATCCGGAGACTGGGGAGCAAAGAGTTGAAAGCAATCAGTTGAAGAGGCGGGACTCAAGGCGATCATCTGGTTCAGGAGCAAAGGGACCATCAGATGAATTATGGGTCACAGATTCTACTCAGGGAACCCCTCAACCAGGAGCCACGGAAGGCAATGCAGCAGAGGGAAATGCTACTTTCAAAAGAAATGGTAGGTCCTTGTGGAATGTTATCGCCGATATTGCTCGGCTTCGGTGGGGCTCCCGAGCTGGAAACTCTGACTCGAGTGCAAAACCTGCCGGAAAGAATTCACCCAATGAGTCAGTTAGCAGTGCAACATGGTTTTCTGGACGTGAGCATGAAGGAAGCAGTGATGATAACAAAGGGGATAGAGTTTTGCCTCAAGAAGCTCATTCCCTACATCAGTTGGTGGTTGGTCAAACTTCTCCTAGAGGCCAATTTGAATCTTCTGGCACTACAAAACTGAAGCAGCAATCTGGACGGCATGAAGATGTAGTATTGCCACCATCTTCCACAATATTAGAAGGTGGCACTGCATCCAATCACATGGCTTCCACATCTGGTGATCAAATTGTTCgcgttgatgaagaagaaggcagAAACTTTGAGTTCCGTCTTTCCGAAACTGCTTCAACAGGGGTGCCAAAGAAACTGCCTAGTCGAAACCTGATAAGATCTCCTGCTATCAAGGAACCATCAGAATCTAGTCCAACCAAGGTAACTAGCGATCAAAATGTTACTGTGGGAGAAGGAAGACGCTACCAGGCTCGTATTCCTGAAATGGATGCAAGTCAAAAGCCGTTGCCATTTGCTGGTCGAAACCTAAGGTCTCCTGTTGTAAAGGAACCTTCAGAATCCCGTCCCAGCATGGTATCTGGCAGTAGCAGCTTAAGCGAGCAGgtggaacaacaacaacctctGAGTGCGAAATCCCAGGAAGAAACAGGTTCCATACCGGCAGACTCTTCGTTcacacaaaagaaacttcagaggaACAAACAGGTTATGAGGGATAGTTTTGAGGAGTGGGAAGAAGCATACAGAGTAGAAGCTGAAAGGCGAACAATTGATGAAATATTCATGAGGGAAGCGTTAGTAGAAGCTAAGAAGGCTGCTGATACATGGGAGGTACCTGTTGGGGCTGTGCTTGTGCATGATGGGAAAATCATTGCTCGGGGTTCTAACCT AGTAGAGGAGCTTCGGGATTCAACCGCCCATGCAGAAATGATTTGCATTCGAGAGGGTTCCAAAGTACTTCGTTCATGGAGGCTCGCA GATACAACGCTCTATGTAACACTAGAACCGTGCCCAATGTGTGCGGGAGCAATACTTCAGGCAAGGGTCAACACTCTTGTGTGGGGTGCTCCCAATAAGCTTCTCGGAGCAGATGGCAGCTGGATCAG GCTGTTCCCTGGAGGTGAAGAAAATGGATCAGAGAATTCAGAAAAGCCGCCTCCCCCAGTTCATCCATTCCATCCTAAGATGACAATCCGGCGCGGAGTCCTCGAATCAGAATGTGCTCAGACAATGCAGCAGTTTTTCCAGctgaggagaaagaagaaagacaagaaCCCAGATCCACCCGCTCCTAccgaacatcatcatcatcttcatccttcCAAACTCCTCAACAAGATGCATCAAGTCTTACCCTTTTTCTGTCTGTAG
- the LOC104787926 gene encoding lysine-rich arabinogalactan protein 19-like, with the protein MDSNAIIWSLLLASALLSPVNVNAQGPAASPATSTPATPAATPPTTAATPPTTTTPAPTTTAPPPTTTAPPVPATKPPASPVTPPPAVTPTSSPAPKVAPVSSPTTPPPQPPQSPPVSAPSISPPPVSPPPAPASPPPAPASPPPAPASPPPAPASPPPAPASSPPAQAPTPISLPPAPAPAKHKRKHKHKRHHHAPAPAPTPPSPPSPPVVTDSQDTAPAPSPDTNGGTALNQLEGRVGMWVNTALGILCLLAMTA; encoded by the exons ATGGATTCAAATGCAATTATTTGGTCACTTCTTTTAGCTTCTGCTCTCCTCTCTCCCGTTAATGTCAATGCACAAGGACCTGCTGCATCACCGGCAACATCTACGCCTGCAACACCCGCTGCTACTCCTCCAACCACAGCTGCTACGCCTCCAACCACGACTACTCCGGCTCCAACTACCACTGCTCCGCCTCCAACTACCACTGCTCCACCCGTTCCAGCTACTAAGCCACCAGCATCCCCGGTTACACCACCGCCAGCAGTTACTCCAACTTCATCACCGGCTCCAAAAGTTGCACCAGTAAGCAGCCCCACAACTCCGCCACCACAGCCACCCCAAAGCCCACCCGTTTCAGCTCCATCCATCTCACCACCACCTGTGTCACCACCTCCAGCTCCGGCTTCTCCCCCACCGGCACCAGCTTCACCACCACCAGCACCAGCATCTCCACCTCCAGCACCAGCTTCACCACCACCTGCACCAGCTTCATCACCTCCAGCACAAGCGCCTACACCAATAAGTTTACCACCAGCACCAGCTCCTGCCAAGCACAAGAGAAAGCACAAACACAAAAGGCATCACCATGCCCCAGCTCCAGCACCAACTCCCCCGAGCCCTCCATCTCCTCCAGTTGTAACAGATTCCCAAGACACAGCTCCAGCACCATCGCCAGACACG AATGGAGGAACTGCATTGAATCAGCTAGAAGGAAGAGTAGGAATGTGGGTCAATACCGCACTGGGAATTCTCTGTCTACTGGCTATGACAGCTTAA
- the LOC104787925 gene encoding uncharacterized protein LOC104787925 yields MANTTARWSPVLAPIYSPVSGNTKPISVRFSASFYKPSLPLFKQQNPISTTLHRSRAARVTEVVAAPKQRNRSFSIFASLTDDSKLKPEEESNDSVEGQVASVDTKLPRRSLQLEFTCNSCGERTKRLINRHAYERGLVFVQCAGCLQYHKLVDNLGAIVEYDFRETSKDLGTDEV; encoded by the exons ATGGCGAATACTACCGCCCGTTGGTCACCGGTTTTGGCTCCAATCTATTCTCCGGTAAGTGGTAACACAAAGCCAATCAGTGTACGGTTCTCAGCTTCTTTCTACAAGCCGTCTCTTCCGTTGTTCAAGCAGCAAAACCCTATATCGACGACTCTACACAG GTCGAGAGCTGCTCGTGTGACAGAGGTAGTAGCAGCACCCAAGCAAAGGAATCGATCATTCTCTATTTTTGCGTCTCTTACTGATGATTCTAAGTTAAAACCAGAAGAGGAATCAAATGATTCCGTAGAG GGTCAGGTTGCTTCTGTGGATACTAAACTACCGAGAAGAAGTTTGCAATTGGAGTTTACTTGCAATTCATGTGGAGAAAGAACTAAGCGGCTTATCAATAGACATGCTTATGAACGTGGCCTTGTCTTTGTTCAG TGTGCAGGATGTCTTCAGTATCATAAACTGGTTGACAATCTTGGTGCCATTGTTGAGTACGACTTCCGTGAAACCTCCAAGGATTTGGGTACTGATGAAGTTTGA
- the LOC104787927 gene encoding phosphate transporter PHO1 homolog 1, whose translation MVKFTKQFEGQLVPEWKDAFVDYSQLKKDLKKIHVLNNGVEKKHTETSLIKTIKSSLGKLSLFGNKERERSSTIHVHKKLASSGSNNDVYETELLEKIADDTDAAKEFFACLDTQLNKVNQFYKTKEKEFLERGECLKKQMEILIELKEAFKQKHANGESTQESKEDDSISCTISCEEDSVRNRTEQMQVEESCLEESEDNGPEALESPRSEEPIKINNEDSKLTTGSGRVFSCQGKNVKIKIPLTNPSRTFSAISYLINQSSSKKYGPDGGNKLQISKKKLSHAEKMIKGALTELFKGLNYLKTYRNLNMLAFMNILKKFDKVTGKQILPIYLKVVESSYFNSSDKVINLSDEVEGWFIKHFAGENRRKAMKYLKPHHRKESHSVTFFIGLFTGCFVALLAGYIIVAHLTGMYRQHSENTFYMETAYPVLSMFGLLFLHLFLYGCNIFFWRKARINYSFIFELGSQNELKYRDVFLICTASMSAIVGVMFVHLSLLAKGHSFRQVQVIPGLLLLAFLLILICPLNIFYKSSRYRLISVIRNIVFSPLYKVVMLDFFMADQLCSQVPMLRNLEYIACYYITGSYATQDYGYCMRVKYYRDLAYAVSFLPYYWRAMQCARRWFDEGETSHLVNLGKYVSAMLAAGTKVAYEKERSIGWLCLVVAMSSIATVYQLYWDFVKDWGLLQHNSNNPWLRNQLMLRQKSIYYFSMVLNLVLRLAWLQTVLHSSFEHVDYRVTGLFLAALEVIRRGQWNFYRLENEHLNNAGKFRAVKTVPLPFREVDEED comes from the exons atggtgaagtttacaaaacaatttgAGGGGCAGCTCGTTCCGGAATGGAAAGACGCCTTCGTCGATTACTCCCAGCTGAAGAAAGACCTCAAGAAAATCCATGTGTTAAACAATGGAGTTGAGAAGAAGCACACAGAAACTTCTCTCATTAAAACCATTAAGTCCTCTTTAGGAAAGCTTTCCCTTTTCGGTAACAAGGAGCGAGAACGATCTAGTACCATCCat GTTCATAAGAAGCTTGCTTCTTCTGGAAGTAACAATGACGTGTATGAGACGGAACTGCTGGAGAAGATTGCTGATGATACTGATGCTGCAAAAGAGTTCTTCGCGTGTCTAGACACCCAGCTTAACAAAGTGAATCAGTTCtacaaaacaaaggagaaagaGTTCTTGGAAAGAGGAGAGTGTCTGAAGAAGCAAATGGAGATACTCATTGAGCTCAAAGAAGCTTTCAAACAAAAGCACGCCAATGGAGAGTCTACTCAAGAATCAAAAGAAGACGATTCCATATCATGCACCATCTCTTGCG AGGAAGACTCTGTtagaaacagaacagaacaaatgCAAGTTGAGGAATCTTGCTTAGAGGAATCAGAGGATAATGGACCAGAAGCATTGGAGTCTCCAAGATCAGAAGAACCGATCAAAATCAACAACGAGGACTCGAAGCTGACAACGGGTTCTGGTCGGGTTTTCAGCTGCCAAGGGAAGAATGTCAAGATAAAGATTCCATTGACCAATCCCTCTCGTACATTCTCAGCCATCAGTTACTTGATAAACCAGTCTTCATCGAAAAAATACGGACCAGATGGAGGAAATAAGCTGCAAATCAGCAAGAAGAAACTAAGCCACGCCGAGAAGATGATAAAAGGAGCTTTAACAGAACTCTTCAAAGGGCTAAACTATCTCAAAACTTACAGAAACTTGAACATGTTAGCCTTCATGAACATTCTCAAAAAGTTCGATAAG GTAACTGGAAAACAAATCCTTCCAATCTATCTCAAAGTTGTGGAAAGTTCTTATTTCAACAGTTCAGACAAG GTGATAAATCTATCTGACGAAGTTGAGGGATGGTTCATCAAGCACTTCGCTGGAGAAAATCGTAGAAAGGCGATGAAATATCTGAAACCGCACCACCGTAAAGAGTCTCACTCTGTCACCTTCTTCATTg GTCTTTTCACTGGTTGCTTTGTTGCGCTTCTTGCTGGCTACATCATTGTGGCTCATCTAACTGGAATGTATAGACAACACTCTGAGAACACTTTCTACATGGAAACTGCATATCCTGTGCTTAG CATGTTTGGACTCTTGTTTCTACACTTATTCTTATACGGttgcaacatatttttttggcgAAAAGCGAGGATAAACTATAGTTTCATCTTCGAACTTGGGTCCCAAAATGAGCTCAAGTACAGAGATGTTTTCTTGATATGTACCGCGTCAATGTCTGCCATAGTCGGTGTTATGTTTGTTCATCTATCACTTCTTGCGAAAGGTCACTCCTTTCGACAAGTTCAAGTGATCCCTGGCCTTCTATTACTG gCCTTCTTGTTAATACTGATTTGTCCCTTGAACATTTTCTACAAATCGAGTCGTTACCGGCTTATATCAGTCATTAGAAACATAGTTTTTTCGCCTCTTTACAAAGTCGTGATGCTCGATTTCTTCATGGCTGATCAACTTTGTAGCCAG GTACCGATGTTAAGGAACCTAGAATACATAGCCTGCTACTATATAACTGGTAGCTACGCAACACAGGACTATGGGTACTGTATGAGAGTCAAATACTACAGAGATCTCGCCTATGCAGTTTCCTTCCTACCATACTACTGGAGAGCAATGCAG TGTGCAAGAAGGTGGTTTGATGAAGGTGAAACGAGCCACCTAGTGAACCTAGGGAAGTACGTGTCAGCGATGTTAGCCGCTGGAACCAAAGTGGCTTACGAGAAAGAGAGGAGCATCGGTTGGCTCTGCCTTGTAGTGGCTATGTCAAGTATAGCTACAGTTTACCAATTGTATTGGGACTTTGTAAAAGATTGGGGTTTACTTCAACACAACTCCAACAACCCTTGGCTTAGGAACCAACTCATGCTTCGCCAAAAATCCATTTACTACTTCTCTATG GTTCTAAATCTTGTGCTGAGGTTGGCATGGTTACAAACAGTTTTGCACTCAAGTTTTGAGCATGTAGATTACAGAGTAACAGGATTGTTCTTGGCTGCTCTTGAAGTCATTAGGAGAGGACAATGGAACTTTTACCG ATTGGAGAATGAGCATCTAAATAATGCAGGCAAGTTTAGAGCTGTAAAGACAGTGCCGCTTCCTTTTAGAGAAGTCGACGAAGAAGACTGA